Proteins encoded within one genomic window of Ideonella dechloratans:
- a CDS encoding form I ribulose bisphosphate carboxylase large subunit codes for MNQAVETGVIQDAKKRYSAGVLKYRQMGYWDPDYQPKDTDTLCLFRITPQEGVDPVEAAAAVAGESSTATWTVVWTDRLTACDSYRAKAYKVEPVPGTPGQYFAWVAYDIILFEEGSIANITASLIGNVFSFKPLKAARLEDIRMPVALVKTFKGPPTGLVVERERLDKFGRPLLGATTKPKLGLSGRNYGRVIYEGLKGGLDFMKDDENINSQPFMHWRDRFLYVMDAVNKASAATGEVKGSYLNVTGATMEDIYERAEFAKELGSVVIMVDLIIGWSAIQSIANWARKHDMIVHMHRAGHGTYTRQKNHGVSFRVMAKWLRLAGVDHLHTGTAVGKLEGDPMTVQGYYNVCRDSFTKQDLPRGLFFDQDWADMKKVMPVASGGIHAGQMHQLLNLFGDDVILQFGGGTIGHPAGIQAGAVANRVALECMVKARNEGRDIAAEGPEILRAAAQFCTPLKQALDTWGEISFNYASTDTSDFALTPAVA; via the coding sequence ATGAACCAAGCCGTCGAGACCGGCGTGATCCAGGATGCCAAGAAGCGCTACAGCGCCGGCGTGCTCAAGTACCGCCAGATGGGCTATTGGGACCCGGATTACCAGCCCAAGGACACCGACACCCTGTGTCTGTTCCGCATCACCCCGCAGGAGGGGGTGGACCCGGTGGAGGCCGCCGCCGCGGTGGCCGGGGAGAGCAGCACCGCCACCTGGACGGTGGTCTGGACCGACCGCCTGACCGCCTGCGACAGCTACCGCGCCAAGGCCTACAAGGTCGAGCCGGTGCCCGGCACCCCGGGCCAGTACTTCGCCTGGGTGGCCTACGACATCATCCTGTTCGAGGAGGGCTCGATCGCCAACATCACCGCCAGCCTGATCGGCAATGTCTTCAGCTTCAAGCCGCTGAAGGCCGCGCGGCTGGAGGACATCCGCATGCCGGTGGCCCTGGTCAAGACCTTCAAGGGCCCGCCCACCGGCCTGGTGGTCGAGCGCGAGCGCCTGGACAAGTTTGGCCGCCCGCTGCTGGGCGCCACCACCAAGCCCAAGCTGGGCCTGTCCGGGCGCAACTACGGCCGGGTGATCTACGAGGGCCTCAAGGGTGGCCTGGACTTCATGAAGGACGACGAGAACATCAACTCGCAGCCCTTCATGCACTGGCGTGACCGCTTCCTGTACGTGATGGACGCGGTCAACAAGGCCAGCGCCGCCACCGGCGAGGTCAAGGGCAGCTACCTGAACGTGACCGGCGCGACGATGGAGGACATCTATGAGCGTGCCGAGTTCGCCAAGGAGCTGGGCTCGGTGGTCATCATGGTGGACCTGATCATCGGCTGGAGCGCCATCCAGTCCATCGCCAACTGGGCCCGCAAGCACGACATGATCGTGCACATGCACCGGGCCGGCCACGGCACCTACACCCGCCAGAAGAACCACGGCGTGAGCTTCCGCGTGATGGCCAAGTGGCTGCGCCTGGCTGGCGTGGACCACCTGCACACCGGCACCGCGGTGGGCAAGCTCGAGGGCGACCCGATGACGGTGCAGGGCTACTACAACGTCTGCCGCGACAGCTTCACGAAGCAGGACCTGCCGCGCGGTCTGTTCTTCGACCAGGACTGGGCCGACATGAAGAAGGTGATGCCGGTGGCCTCCGGCGGCATCCACGCCGGCCAGATGCACCAGCTGCTGAACCTGTTCGGCGACGACGTGATCCTGCAGTTCGGTGGCGGCACCATCGGCCACCCGGCGGGCATCCAGGCCGGCGCGGTGGCCAACCGGGTGGCGCTGGAGTGCATGGTCAAGGCCCGCAACGAGGGCCGTGACATCGCGGCCGAGGGCCCGGAGATCCTGCGCGCGGCGGCCCAGTTCTGCACCCCGCTGAAACAGGCCCTGGATACCTGGGGCGAGATCAGCTTCAACTACGCCAGCACCGACACCAGCGACTTCGCGCTGACGCCGGCCGTCGCCTGA
- a CDS encoding LysR family transcriptional regulator, translated as MKNVTFRQIRVFTEVARQLSFVRAAEALHLTPPAVTMQIKELEAQLELPLFDRQGRKVALTTAGEYFLVHARRLLAVMKDAEDAMQRLRHLETGVLNVGLVSTAKYFVPRLLARFRDEHPGVEVRLQVAGTRDQLVALLNSGEVDLAIMGRPPRELATRAEPFAAHPHVFVAPPGHPLLALGHVPVTMLENQPLIVREGASGTRALMDRFFQEHRVTPRIAMEMPSNETIKQAVMAGMGLSFLSLHTLGLELRAGEIELLHVEHTPVIRTWNVVHLQSRLLSPAAEAFRYFILEEGEAWLAAHDRPWIGAGPEAAAPPGGGG; from the coding sequence ATGAAAAACGTCACCTTCCGGCAGATCCGGGTTTTCACCGAAGTGGCCCGGCAGCTCAGCTTTGTGCGCGCGGCCGAGGCCCTGCACCTGACGCCGCCGGCCGTGACCATGCAGATCAAGGAGCTGGAAGCCCAGCTGGAGCTGCCGCTGTTCGACCGCCAGGGCCGCAAGGTGGCGCTGACCACCGCCGGCGAGTACTTCCTGGTGCACGCGCGGCGCCTGCTGGCGGTGATGAAGGACGCCGAGGACGCGATGCAGCGCCTGCGCCACCTGGAAACCGGCGTGCTCAACGTGGGCCTGGTGAGCACGGCCAAGTACTTCGTGCCGCGCCTGCTGGCGCGCTTTCGCGACGAGCACCCGGGCGTGGAGGTGCGGCTGCAGGTGGCGGGCACCCGGGACCAGCTGGTGGCCCTGCTCAACAGCGGCGAGGTGGACCTGGCCATCATGGGCCGCCCTCCGCGCGAGCTGGCCACCCGCGCCGAGCCCTTCGCCGCGCATCCGCATGTCTTCGTCGCCCCGCCGGGTCACCCCTTGCTGGCCCTGGGCCATGTGCCGGTGACCATGCTGGAGAACCAGCCGCTGATCGTGCGCGAGGGCGCTTCCGGCACCCGGGCCCTGATGGACCGCTTCTTCCAGGAACACCGGGTCACGCCGCGCATCGCGATGGAGATGCCCAGCAACGAGACCATCAAGCAGGCGGTGATGGCCGGCATGGGCCTGAGCTTCCTGAGCCTGCACACGCTGGGGCTGGAGCTGCGCGCCGGCGAGATCGAGCTGCTGCACGTGGAGCACACGCCGGTGATCCGCACCTGGAACGTGGTGCACCTGCAGTCGCGCCTGCTCTCGCCGGCGGCCGAGGCCTTCCGCTACTTCATCCTGGAGGAGGGCGAGGCCTGGCTGGCCGCGCACGACCGGCCCTGGATCGGCGCCGGGCCGGAGGCCGCGGCCCCGCCCGGCGGCGGGGGCTAG
- a CDS encoding ribulose bisphosphate carboxylase small subunit has protein sequence MMTNPTGRLTQGQFSFLPDLSDAEIRAQIEYGLAKGYAWSVEYTDDPHPRNTYWEMYGMPMFDLQDAAGVMLELQGCRQAFPRHYIRMMAFDSTRGIESIAMCFIVNRPPAEPGFQLQRQEIHGRSQRYTLRGYAADHPEAERY, from the coding sequence ATGATGACCAACCCCACCGGCCGCCTGACCCAGGGCCAGTTCAGCTTTCTGCCCGACCTGAGCGACGCCGAGATCCGCGCGCAGATCGAGTACGGCCTGGCCAAGGGCTATGCCTGGAGCGTCGAATACACCGACGACCCGCACCCGCGCAACACCTACTGGGAGATGTACGGCATGCCCATGTTCGACCTGCAGGACGCCGCCGGCGTGATGCTCGAACTGCAAGGCTGCCGCCAGGCCTTCCCGCGCCACTACATCCGCATGATGGCCTTCGATTCGACCCGCGGCATCGAGTCCATCGCCATGTGCTTCATCGTCAACCGCCCGCCGGCCGAGCCGGGCTTCCAGCTGCAGCGGCAGGAGATCCACGGCCGCAGCCAGCGCTACACCCTGCGTGGCTACGCCGCCGACCATCCCGAGGCCGAGCGCTACTGA
- a CDS encoding HD-GYP domain-containing protein: protein MNHPATILVVDDEPLNLAVLSRLLHPLYRVLATRSGASAVALAAAEQPDLILLDVKMPGMDGHAVLAALQQQEGTRDIPVIFVSALGDDGDEELGLALGAVDYVVKPVRPAVVLARVRTQLEIKQHRDRLRQQNGSLEQALARQVDELQLAQELMLSGMAELAETRDSETGNHVLRTQHYVDLLARQLRHDPRHAETLDEAQIQRIVKAAPMHDIGKIGIPDHILLKRGPLSADEFGLMRQHTTIGSQAIRHAIDRAQRALGQRFPEDSPPESVRYLEVARLIALHHHEHWDGQGYPAGLAGEAIPLPARLMAVADVYDALTHERVYKPAWSLDSAEAQIFTGAGSQFDPAVVAAFDAVRPEMAQVMQGLSD, encoded by the coding sequence ATGAATCACCCTGCGACCATTCTGGTTGTCGACGACGAGCCGCTGAACCTGGCGGTGCTCTCGCGGCTGCTCCATCCCCTCTACCGCGTCCTGGCCACCCGCTCGGGCGCGTCCGCCGTGGCCCTGGCCGCGGCCGAGCAACCCGACCTGATCCTGCTGGACGTGAAGATGCCCGGCATGGACGGCCATGCGGTGCTGGCCGCCCTGCAGCAGCAGGAGGGCACACGCGACATCCCGGTCATCTTCGTCTCGGCCCTGGGCGACGATGGCGACGAGGAGCTCGGTCTGGCCCTGGGCGCGGTGGACTATGTCGTCAAGCCGGTGCGCCCGGCCGTGGTGCTGGCCCGCGTGCGCACCCAGCTGGAGATCAAGCAGCACCGCGACCGCCTGCGCCAGCAGAACGGCAGCCTGGAACAGGCCCTGGCACGGCAGGTGGACGAGCTGCAGCTGGCCCAGGAACTGATGCTCTCGGGCATGGCCGAGCTGGCCGAAACCCGCGACAGCGAGACCGGCAACCACGTGCTGCGCACCCAGCACTACGTGGACCTGCTGGCCCGGCAGCTGCGCCACGACCCCCGGCATGCCGAGACGCTGGACGAGGCCCAGATCCAGCGCATCGTCAAGGCCGCGCCGATGCACGACATCGGCAAGATCGGCATTCCCGACCACATCCTGCTCAAGCGGGGGCCCTTGTCGGCCGATGAATTCGGTCTGATGCGCCAGCACACCACCATCGGCAGCCAGGCCATCCGGCACGCCATCGACCGCGCCCAGCGCGCGCTGGGCCAGCGCTTCCCCGAAGACAGCCCGCCCGAATCGGTGCGCTACCTCGAGGTGGCCCGGCTGATCGCCCTGCACCACCACGAGCACTGGGACGGCCAGGGCTACCCCGCGGGTCTGGCCGGCGAAGCCATCCCGCTGCCGGCCCGGCTGATGGCGGTGGCCGACGTGTACGACGCCCTGACCCACGAGCGGGTCTACAAGCCCGCCTGGTCGCTCGACAGCGCCGAAGCCCAGATCTTCACCGGGGCCGGCAGCCAGTTCGACCCGGCGGTGGTGGCCGCCTTCGACGCCGTGCGCCCCGAGATGGCGCAGGTGATGCAGGGCCTCTCGGACTGA
- the fumC gene encoding class II fumarate hydratase, with translation MSEVRLERDTFGEIAVPVERLWGAQTQRSLEHFDISHERMPSALLHALTRVKRAAAEANAALGLLEAAKARAIVAAADEVLAGRWEAEFPLVVWQTGSGTQTHMNVNEVLANRASQLLGGPVGSGRLVHPNDEVNLGQSSNDVFPTAMNLAATQALQAGLLPALGRLRDTLRAKSRLFADIVKIGRTHLQDATPLSLGQEMSGWVAQLDHAEAHLRAALPHLRELALGGTAVGTGLNAHPEFATRVVDALNRATGLGLVSAPNKFEALAAHDAIVHAHGALKTLAAALFKIANDVRWLASGPRAGLGELRIPENEPGSSIMPGKVNPTQCEALTMVCCQVFGNDVAVNLAGASGNFELNVYKPVLIHDFLQSVRLLADGMTSFETHCASGIEPDRARMHELLERSLMLVTALNPHIGYDRAAAIAKKAHREGTTLREAAITSGHVTAEQFDAWVDPARMVGPA, from the coding sequence ATGAGCGAAGTGCGCCTGGAACGTGACACCTTCGGCGAAATCGCCGTTCCCGTGGAGCGCTTGTGGGGGGCGCAGACGCAGCGCTCGCTGGAACATTTCGACATCTCCCATGAGCGTATGCCAAGCGCCCTGCTGCATGCCTTGACGCGGGTCAAGCGCGCGGCGGCCGAGGCCAACGCCGCCCTGGGCCTGCTGGAGGCGGCCAAGGCCCGGGCCATCGTGGCGGCGGCCGACGAGGTGCTGGCCGGCCGCTGGGAGGCCGAGTTCCCGCTGGTGGTCTGGCAGACCGGCTCGGGCACCCAGACCCACATGAACGTCAACGAGGTGCTGGCCAACCGGGCCTCGCAGCTGCTGGGCGGCCCGGTGGGGTCGGGGCGCCTGGTGCACCCCAACGACGAGGTGAACCTGGGCCAGTCTTCCAACGATGTCTTTCCCACCGCGATGAACCTGGCCGCCACCCAGGCCCTGCAGGCCGGGCTGCTGCCCGCGCTGGGCCGCTTGCGCGACACCTTGCGGGCCAAGTCCCGCCTGTTCGCCGACATCGTCAAGATCGGCCGCACCCACCTGCAGGACGCCACCCCGCTGAGCCTGGGTCAGGAGATGTCGGGCTGGGTGGCCCAGCTCGACCATGCCGAGGCCCACCTGCGCGCGGCCCTGCCCCATCTGCGCGAGCTGGCCCTGGGCGGCACCGCGGTGGGCACCGGGCTGAACGCCCACCCCGAGTTCGCCACCCGCGTCGTCGATGCGCTGAACCGGGCCACCGGCCTGGGCTTGGTGAGCGCGCCCAACAAGTTCGAGGCCCTGGCCGCGCACGACGCCATCGTCCATGCCCATGGCGCGCTCAAGACCCTGGCGGCGGCCCTGTTCAAGATCGCCAACGACGTGCGCTGGCTGGCCTCGGGCCCGCGCGCCGGCCTGGGCGAGCTGCGCATCCCGGAGAACGAGCCGGGCAGCTCCATCATGCCCGGCAAGGTCAACCCCACCCAGTGCGAGGCCCTGACCATGGTCTGCTGCCAGGTCTTCGGCAACGACGTGGCGGTCAATCTGGCCGGCGCCTCGGGCAATTTCGAGCTCAACGTCTACAAGCCGGTGCTGATCCACGACTTCCTGCAGAGCGTGCGCCTGCTGGCCGACGGCATGACCAGCTTCGAGACCCACTGCGCCAGCGGCATCGAACCGGACCGGGCCCGCATGCACGAGCTGCTGGAGCGCTCGCTGATGCTGGTGACGGCGCTCAACCCCCACATCGGCTACGACCGCGCCGCCGCCATCGCCAAGAAGGCCCACCGCGAGGGCACGACGCTGCGCGAGGCGGCCATCACCAGCGGCCATGTCACGGCCGAGCAGTTCGACGCCTGGGTGGACCCGGCGCGGATGGTGGGCCCCGCCTAG